The DNA segment GCTGCGGAGCGGGGGCCTCCTGCTTCGGGGCCTCCTGCTTGGGGGCCTCCTGCTTCGGGGCCTCCTGCTTCGGCTCGGGCTTGGGCTCCGCCTTCGGCGCGGCCGGAGCGCCACTGCCGATGACCGCCAGCACGGCGCCGACCTCGGCCGTCTCGTCCTCGCCGACCTTGATCTCGAGGACCGTGCCGGCGACCGGCGACGGAATCTCGGTGTCGACCTTGTCGGTGGAGACCTCGAGCAGCGGCTCGTCGGCCTCGACGGTCTCGCCGACCTGCTTGAGCCAGCGGGTCACGGTGCCCTCGGTGACGCTCTCACCGAGCGCCGGCAGCTTGACCTCGGTGCCCTCGGAGCTGCCCGACGCGGTCTGCGGCGCGGGCGTCTCCTCCTCGACCGGCTTCTCGGTCGACGGCGTGTTCAGTGCGGCGGGCTCCGGCTCAGGCTCTTCGGCCTGCTCCTGCTGCTGGGCCGGCGCGGGCGCGGCGGAACCGGCGTCCTCGCCGTCACCGGCGATGACGGCGAGCTCGCTGCCGACCTCGGCGGTCTCGTCCTCGCCGACCACGATCCGGGACAGCACGCCCGCGGCCGGCGACGGGATCTCGGTGTCGACCTTGTCGGTGGAGACTTCGAGCAGCGGCTCGTCGGCTTCGACGCGCTCGCCCTCCTGCTTCAGCCAGCGAGTGACGGTGCCCTCGGTGACGCTTTCACCCAGCCGCGGCATGGTTACCGATACCGGCATTTTTCCCCAAACTCCTTAAGAACGATCGAATCGCTGGAATCAGCTGTGCGCGTGCAGGGGCTTGCCCGCGAGCGCGAGGAAGGCCTCGCCCAGCGCCTCGTTCTGCGTCGGGTGGGCGTGTACGAGCTGGGCGACCTCCTCCGGGAAGGCCTCCCAGTTGTAGATGAGCTGCGCCTCGCCGACGAGCTCACCCATCCGGGCGCCGACCATGTGGACGCCGACCACCGGGCCCTCGTTGACCCGGACCAGCTTCACGAAGCCGGCGGTCTTGAGGATCTGGCTCTTGCCGTTGCCACCGAGGTTGTAGTTGTACGTCGACACCTTGTCCGCGCCGTACTTCTCCTTGGCCTTCGCCTCGGTGAGGCCCATCGAGGCCACCTCGGGGTCGGAGTAGGTGACGCGCGGGATGCCGGCCTCGTCGATGACCGCCGGGTTCTGGCCGGCGATCTCCTCGGCGACGAAGATGCCCTGCTGGAAGCCGCGGTGCGCGAGCTGCAGGCCGGGGACGATGTCGCCGACGGCGTAGATGTTGCCGACGCCGGTGTGCAGGCGCTCGTTGACGATCACGAAGCCGCGGTCGAGCGTGATGCCCTGCTGCTCGTAACCGAGGTTCGCGGTGACCGGGCCGCGGCCGACGGCGACCAGCAGCAGCTCGGCTTCGAGGGTCTCGCCGCCGGCGATGGTGACCCGCACGCCGTTGTCGGTCTTCTCGACCTTCTCGAACGGCTTGCCGACCTTGAAGTTGATCTTCCGCTTCCGGAACGCGCGCTCGACCTGCTTCGAGATCTCCTCGTCCTCGGCGGCGACCAGGCGGGGCAGGGCCTCGATGATCGTGACGTCGGCGCCGAACGACTTCCAGACGCTGGCGAACTCGACGCCGATCACGCCGCCGCCCAGCACGATCGCCGAGGACGGGACGCGGTCCAGCTTCAGGCCGTGCTCGCTGGTGATCACCCGCTGGCCGTCGACCTCCAGGCCGGGCAGGCTGCGCGAGTACGAACCCGTCGCCAGGATGATGTTGCGGCCGGTGTAGCGCTGGCCGTTCACCTCCACCGTGTCCTTGCTGACGAGCTTGCCCTCGCCGGCCACCACGGTGATGTTCTTGTTGTGGGTGAGCAGACCCTGAAGGCCCTTGTAGAGACGGCCGACCACGCCGTCCTTGTACGAGTTGACCCCGGCCATGTCGATGCCGACCAGGTCGGCCTTGACGCCGAACTGCTCGCTCTCGCGGGTCTGGTCGGCGATCTCGGCGGCGTGCAGCAGCGCCTTGGTCGGGATACATCCGCGGTGCAGGCAGGTCCCGCCCAGTTCGGCCTTGTCGATCAAGGCCACCTTGAGGTCGAGTTCCGCCGCACGCAACGCGGCCGCGTACCCACCGCTGCCGGCGCCGAGAATGACGATGTCGAAGGTTCCGCCGTTGGGCTGGCTCACGTTGACTCCAGTGGTCGCATCGTCTCCGTGTGGGTCACACAATGGAAACGGTCACAGTCCCGTCACCGACATCTTGTCACTTGCGGACCCGGTCAATGCAGTCAGGTGCCCCTGAACTCGGCGCGTCGCCGTACCCTTGACGGATCGCGAGCAGGGAGGTCCAGTGGCTTGGTTCCGACGACGTGCGAAGTCCACCGGCCCCGGTGGACGGCGGGTGAACCAGGCCGATCTGGACCATCTTACGGAATTCGTTCGCTCGCGGCGGGGTGTTGAGGCTTTCATCGAACCGCAGACCAACGTGACCGAGACCACGCTGTTGCTTGTGGCACACGACGGCGAGTGGACCCGGCGGCGCATCGAGTCCCCCGAGGTCGCGCGGCGGTTCGCCCACCAGCTCGCGATGCCGATCTACGACGTCAAGCTGATGGGCTACCCGCAGCGGATGCGCGACTACAACGAGCGCCAGAAACGCGGTTAGAGCGTGTCGACCAGCTGGAGGAAGGTCCGGACCGGAACGCCGGTGCCGCCCTTCGTCCAGTAACCGTTCGCCTCGCCGGTGTGGTAGCTGGGGCCGGCGATGTCGATGTGCGCCCACTCGACGCCTTCGGCCACGAACTCGCGCAGGAAGACGCCGCCCTGCAGCATGTGCCCGGCACGGTCCAGGTTGGCGTTGGTCTGGCAGATGTCGGCGATCTCCGACTCCATGCCCTTGCGGACGTCGTCCGGCAGCGGCATCCGCCAGGCCGGCTCGCCGACCGCGGCACCGGCCGCCTCGACCAGCGCGGTGGCCTCGTCCGATCCCATCAGGCCGGCGATCCGCTTGCCGAGCGAGATGACCTGCCCACCGGTCAGGGTGGACGCCTCGAAGAGGTAGTCGGTGCCGTCGGCGCAGGCGCGGGCCATCGCGTCACCGAGCACCATCCGGCCCTCGGCGTCGGTGTTGAACACCTCGACCCGCTTGCCGTTGAACATGGTGATCACGTCGCCCGGCCGGTACGCCGAACCGGACGGCATGTTCTCGGCGATCGCCAGGTAACCGGAGACCGCGACGCCCGGCTTGAGCGCGGCGATCGCCAGCATGGTAGCGCCGACCGCTGCCGCACCGGCCATGTCGGACTTCATCTCCCACATGCCGGCGGCCGGCTTGATGCTGACGCCACCGGTGTCGAACGTGATGCCCTTGCCGACCAGCGCCACCCGCTTCGGGTCGGTCACGCCCTCCGGGGTGTAGCTGAGCTTGACCAGGCGCGGCGGGGCCTCGGAACCCTGTCCGACAGCGACGATGCCGCCGTACCCGCCGGCCTTGAGCTGCTCGAAGTCGAGCACCTCGACCTCCAGGCCGGTGCCCTCGGCGGCAGCGGCGACCCGGTCGGCGAAGTCGGCCGGGCGCAGCACGTTCGGCGGCTCGTTGACCCAGTCACGGGTGAGCCGGACGGCACGGGCCACCACCTCGGCCCGGCGTACCTCGGCCTGGACATGCCCCTCGGCGGCGTCCGGCACGTGCAGGCGCAGTTCGGCGACCGGCTCCCGGCGGCCCTTCTGCGGCTTGGTCTTGTAACCGGCGAACCGGTAACCGCCGAGCAGCGCGCCCTCCAGGACGGCACGCAGCACCGGCGCGGCGTCGGCGTCGTCGGCGGAGGGAAGAGCGAGGGCGACGGTACGGCTACCGGCCAGCGCCCTGACCGCGGCGCCCGCGCCGCGACGGAGGGTCTCCAGGTCCGGGGCGGGGCCGGTCGGCTCGTTGCCGAGGCCCACCGCGACGAGCAGCGGCGCGGAGATCGTGCCGAGAGTGGCGAGCTTGGTCACCTCACCGGGCGCGCCACTCGCGCCGAGCAGAGCCAGCGTCGCGGTCAGCTTGCCGTCGAACGCCGCGGCGATGCTCTCGGCGCCGGCGGCGGGCAGCAGCGCGCCGTCCTCCTCGGGCTGGCTGTGCAGGCCGATGACGATGGCATCGACCGCCGATTCGGCCGGGTCGGTGTCGACCAGGCTGAGGCTGGGCTGGGTCACTCGGGCACTCCGGGACTCGTGGGGCCGGTGCGCTACCGGTGGGCGCGCTCCCGGCTGGTGGGAAATCACGTGCTGTCCCCGCGACTCTAACCAGGTCCAAGGTCACCGGTAAGTTGAGTCTCATGTCTGCCGAGCTTCTCCACTCTCCGCTGCACGAACGCCACGCCGCGCTGGGGGCGAAGTTCGCCTCGTTCGGGGGCTGGGACATGCCCCTGGAGTACGCCGGCGGGGGAGTGCTGCGCGAGCACGCGGCGGTCCGGGAGGGCGTCGGCGTGTTCGACGTCTCGCACCTCGGCAAGGCCCGGGTGCGCGGTGCCGGCGCCGCGGACTTCGTGAACTCCTGCCTCACCAACGACCTCGGCCGCATCCGTCCCGGCCAGGCGCAGTACACGCTCTGCTGTGACTCCTCCGGCGGCGTGGTGGACGACCTGATCGCCTACCTCTACGGCGACGACCACGTCTTCCTCATCCCGAACGCGGCGAACACGGCCGAGGTGGTCCGCCGCCTGGTCGCCGCCGCGCCGGACGGGATCACCGTCACCGACGAGCACCGCGACCACGCCGTGCTCGCCGTGCAGGGCCCGCAGTCGGCTTCGCTGCTGACGAAGCTGGGGCTGCCGACCGGGCACGACTACATGTCCTTCGACTCGGCCGTCCTCAACGGCGCCGAGCTGATCGTCTGCCGGACCGGGTACACCGGCGAGCACGGTTACGAGCTGGTGATCCCGGCCGATGACGCCGGAGCGGTCTGGGACGCGCTGATCGAGGCCGGGGTGCGCCCGTGCGGCCTCGGCGCCCGCGACACGCTGCGGACCGAGATGGGCTACCCGCTGCACGGCCAGGAGCTCTCCCTGGACATCTCGCCGGTACAGGCCCGCTCCGGATGGGCGGTCGGCTGGGACAAGCCGGCGTTCTGGGGCCGGGACGCGCTCCTGGCCGAGAAGGCCGCCGGACCCCGGCGCCGGCTGCACGGGCTGGAGATCACCGGGCGCGGGATCCCGCGGGGCCACATGGAGGTGTACGCCGGGGAGAACCGTGTCGGCGAGACCACCAGCGGCACCTTCTCGCCGACGAAGAAGGCCGGCATCGCGCTGGCCCTCCTCGACACCGCTGCCGGCCTCCGCGAGGGCGACACCGTCCAGATCGACATCCGGGGCCGCCGGGTCGACGCCGCGCTGGTGAAGCTGCCGTTCGTCAACCCGTCGGTGCGCTGAGGGTCAGTCCGATCAGGGCCAGCGTGGTCGCCACCTCGACGGCCGCGCCCAGCACATCTCCGGTGACGCCGCCGAACCTCCGTACGCAATGGCGCACCAGGAAGACCACCGCGAAGCTCGTGCAAGCGACGGTG comes from the Actinoplanes sp. OR16 genome and includes:
- the lpdA gene encoding dihydrolipoyl dehydrogenase, whose protein sequence is MSQPNGGTFDIVILGAGSGGYAAALRAAELDLKVALIDKAELGGTCLHRGCIPTKALLHAAEIADQTRESEQFGVKADLVGIDMAGVNSYKDGVVGRLYKGLQGLLTHNKNITVVAGEGKLVSKDTVEVNGQRYTGRNIILATGSYSRSLPGLEVDGQRVITSEHGLKLDRVPSSAIVLGGGVIGVEFASVWKSFGADVTIIEALPRLVAAEDEEISKQVERAFRKRKINFKVGKPFEKVEKTDNGVRVTIAGGETLEAELLLVAVGRGPVTANLGYEQQGITLDRGFVIVNERLHTGVGNIYAVGDIVPGLQLAHRGFQQGIFVAEEIAGQNPAVIDEAGIPRVTYSDPEVASMGLTEAKAKEKYGADKVSTYNYNLGGNGKSQILKTAGFVKLVRVNEGPVVGVHMVGARMGELVGEAQLIYNWEAFPEEVAQLVHAHPTQNEALGEAFLALAGKPLHAHS
- a CDS encoding leucyl aminopeptidase, which encodes MTQPSLSLVDTDPAESAVDAIVIGLHSQPEEDGALLPAAGAESIAAAFDGKLTATLALLGASGAPGEVTKLATLGTISAPLLVAVGLGNEPTGPAPDLETLRRGAGAAVRALAGSRTVALALPSADDADAAPVLRAVLEGALLGGYRFAGYKTKPQKGRREPVAELRLHVPDAAEGHVQAEVRRAEVVARAVRLTRDWVNEPPNVLRPADFADRVAAAAEGTGLEVEVLDFEQLKAGGYGGIVAVGQGSEAPPRLVKLSYTPEGVTDPKRVALVGKGITFDTGGVSIKPAAGMWEMKSDMAGAAAVGATMLAIAALKPGVAVSGYLAIAENMPSGSAYRPGDVITMFNGKRVEVFNTDAEGRMVLGDAMARACADGTDYLFEASTLTGGQVISLGKRIAGLMGSDEATALVEAAGAAVGEPAWRMPLPDDVRKGMESEIADICQTNANLDRAGHMLQGGVFLREFVAEGVEWAHIDIAGPSYHTGEANGYWTKGGTGVPVRTFLQLVDTL
- the gcvT gene encoding glycine cleavage system aminomethyltransferase GcvT yields the protein MSAELLHSPLHERHAALGAKFASFGGWDMPLEYAGGGVLREHAAVREGVGVFDVSHLGKARVRGAGAADFVNSCLTNDLGRIRPGQAQYTLCCDSSGGVVDDLIAYLYGDDHVFLIPNAANTAEVVRRLVAAAPDGITVTDEHRDHAVLAVQGPQSASLLTKLGLPTGHDYMSFDSAVLNGAELIVCRTGYTGEHGYELVIPADDAGAVWDALIEAGVRPCGLGARDTLRTEMGYPLHGQELSLDISPVQARSGWAVGWDKPAFWGRDALLAEKAAGPRRRLHGLEITGRGIPRGHMEVYAGENRVGETTSGTFSPTKKAGIALALLDTAAGLREGDTVQIDIRGRRVDAALVKLPFVNPSVR